Part of the Nitrospirota bacterium genome, GCCCCTGCCAAGCGCTCTGTAGCGGATGGGCTAGGCTCGATGTGGGTGGCGTGATGAAGAGCGGGGTGGTCGGTTCCCTCTCTTACTGGTGAAGGTGAGGCGCGCATGTTCAGGAAGTCGATAGATACTATTCGGGAGTTTTTCGGTGATGTGCGTGGTGAATTAAAGAAAGTCTCATTTCCGACTCGAGCTGATACGGTTGGGTCGACGACAGTGGTCATTGTGTTTTGTATTATCATGTCCTTGTATCTGTCGTTCATCGACTCGGTTCTCGTCTGGGTCGTGGGTAAAATTCTGTAAGTCGTGAGCTGTGAGTGTGAACGGCCGCAGGGCAGGTAGTTAACCAATGATCCGAGGGTAGGGCATGGCAAAGAATTGGTACGTCATTCATACCTACGCGGGATTTGAGGGGCGGGTGAAAACCAGCTTGCTCGAACGGGCCAATCAAATGGGATTGGTTGAGAAGCTGGGGCAGGTACTCGTGCCGACAGAGGATGTGATTGAGATTAAGGATGGCAAGCGTCGCACGTCCCGGCGAAAGTTTTTCCCCGGGTACGTCATTGTCGAGCTGGAGTCCCCGCTGATCGATGAGACCTTGCAGATGATTAAGGAAACGCCGAAGGTCACAGGGTTTGTCGGCGGCGGTGCGCAGCCCACGCCCTTGTCGTCCGAAGAAGTGGATTCGTTGCTGAAGCAGGTTGATGCGGGCGCGTCCGGTCCACGCGAGCAGGTTAAGTTTATCAAGACGGATAATGTGCGGATCATCGATGGTCCATTCCTCGGATTTAACGGCGTGGTGGACGAGGTGGATCACGATCATAGCCGCATTAAGGTTTTGGTCAGTATTTTTGGGCGCTCTACTCCGGTGGAGCTTGGGTTCTTGCAAGTGGAGCGGATTTAATTTCCGAAATGGTCGAACGCGCGTAGGAGTTTAGGACATGGCCAAAGAAGTATCGGCACAGATCAAATTGCAGATTCCGGCTGGGAAGGCGAACCCTGCTCCCCCGGTCGGACCGTCGCTGGGACAGCACGGCGTCAACATCATGGAGTTTTGCAAGCAGTTCAACGCAAAAACTCAAAAAGAGGGCGACAGTATCATCCCGGTGGTGATTACGGTCTATAAGGACCGGTCGTTCACCTTCGTGATGAAGACCCCGCCGGCGTCCGACCTTTTAAAGAAGGCGGCTGGAATCATTAAAGGATCTGGCGTTCCGCAGAAGGATAAAGTCGGCAAGATCACGAAGGTGCAGCTGCGTGAGATTGCGCAAAAGAAAATGACGGATCTCAATGCCGCCGATCTCGAAGGTGCAATCAAGATTATTGAGGGAACGGCACGTAGTATGGGAGTGGTGGTTCAGGGGTAGAATGCGTTCACGTGTCGGGCTGCCCGCAGTGCTTGTGCGGTAGGGGTTGGGCGTGAAATTGTGTGTGATGGTGTAAGGGAGAAATCGCAATGGGAAAGAAGATGAGGGCGGCGGTAGAGAAGCTTGAGCCTCGGGCCTATGCCTTGCGTGAGGCGGTTGAGGCTGTGAAGCGGTCGTCTTTTGCCAAGTTCGATGAGTCCGTCGATCTGGCGCTCCGTCTAGGCGTTGATCCGAAACGGGCCGACCAGATGGTCCGTGGGACGACTTCGCTGCCGCATGGCACGGGGAAAAAAGTTCGCGTGTTGGTGTTCGCCAAAGGAGAGAAGGAGCAGGAGGCGCGGCAGGCTGGCGCTGATTTCGTCGGCTCCGATGAACTGATGGAAAAGGTGAAGGGCGGATGGCTGGAGTTCGATTGCGCCATCTCCACTCCGGATCTGATGGCGGCGGTCGGAAAGCTCGGAAAAGTGTTGGGTCCTCGCGGGCTGATGCCGAATCCGAAAACCGGAACCGTTACGTTTGATGTCGGGAAAGCGGTATCCGAAATCCGAAAAGGCCGCGTCGAGTATAAAGTTGAAAAAGCCGGGATTGTTCAAGTGCCTGTCGGGAAGGTCTCGTTTAAGCCTGAGCAGTTGCATGAAAATGCCTCGGCGGTTCTTGAGGCGGTGATTAAAGCGAAGCCCGCTTCGTGTAAGGGACGCTATCTGATGAGCGCGACCCTTTCGAGCACGATGGGGCCTGGTGTGCAGCTTGATGCGATGGCATTGGCCAAAGAATGGAGTTAGTCCGGGTGTCGCAGCGCGGAAGGGGAAGGGTTAGATTATGAAGAAGGACGAGAAAGCGACAGCGGTTGCGGAGTTGACGGAGCGATTTGGCCGTGCACGGCTCGCAATTATCACCGAGAGTGCCAAGCTCTCCGCAAACCAGGTTACGCTGCTTCGCAAGCAATTGCGCGGTGCGAATGCCGAATATCGGGTGGTCAAGAATACGTTGGCTGTCCGTGCTTCCGAAGGCACCATCTTTTCGGGAGTGACGGATTACTTGAAGGGGCCGACGGGGTTGGTGATCGGGTACGACGATCCCGTGCTTCCCACGAAGATCCTCCGGGATTTTATCCTGGCGGAAAAGCGGGAAGAGAAGATCAAGATCACCATCGGTGTGTTGGAGGGTAAGGTCGTGCAGCCGGCAGAATTAGCGGCTGTCGCCAAGTTGCCGAAGAAGGAAGTCCTCATTGCGATGTTGTTGTCGGCCATGCAGGGGCCGGCTCGTGGTTTGGTGTATACGCTGAGTGCGGTCTTGTCGAAATTCGTGAGAGTCATTGCAGCCATTCAGGATAAACGAAAAGGAGAAGGGGATATGTCAGCAACAACGGCGAAATTGTCACAGGAAGAGTTGATCAAGGCCATCGAGACGATGAGTGTGCTCGACTTGGCGGATCTCGTGAAGGGTTTAGAGACCCGCTTTGGCGTCACTGCCGCGGCTCCAGTCGCAGCTGCCGCTCCTGCCGGTGGTGGTGCAGCTGCAGCGGCCGAAGAGAAGACGTCGTTCGATGTCGTCCTCGTCTCTGCTCCAGCGGACAAGAAGATCCAGGTCATCAAGGTCGTTCGCGAAATTACCAGCCTCGGATTGAAGGAAGCGAAAGATTTGGTCGAAGGCGCACCGAAGCCCGTGAAGACCGGTGTCACGAAGGAAGAGTGCGACACCATCAAGAAGAAGCTCGAAGAGAGCGGCGCCAAGGTCGAGGTCAAGTAGTCTCGCTTTGATCAGTCTCTAGTGTCTCTGGGTGCCTGCCATGTGCGGGCACCCAGTCCTAACCATTGTAGTGGAGGTCCGTGGAATGTCCGAAACGACTCTGCAAGAGTTCGTCGAGCGGAAAGACTACTCTCGCATTCATAGCAGCATTGAAATTCCGGATCTGATTGAGATCCAGAAGCGCTCCTATGAGGAATTCCTTCAGCGGGAGGTCGAGCCAGAACGCCGCAAGGATCATGGGCTTCAGGCTGCACTGGCGAGTGTTTTTCCGATTCCGGATTACAACAATACGGCCGTATTGGAGTTTACGAGTTATACGCTCGGTGCTCCGAAGTACGATGAGCGAGAATGCCTTGAGCAGGGAATGACCTATGCTGTTCCGCTGAAACTTCGCGTGCGTCTGGTCGTGTTCGATAAGGAAGACAAGGGTACCAAGAAAAAGGTGCTCGATGTCCGCGAACAGGAAGTCTACGTCGGCGAACTGCCGCTCATGACTGAGCGCGGAACCTTTATTGTTAACGGCACGGAGCGTGTGGTGGTGAGCCAATTGCATCGCTCGCCGGGCGCCTCCTTCACGCACGATAAGGGCCGGACTCACTCAAGCGGCAAGGTGTTGTATTCCGCCAGGATCATTCCCTATCGCGGCTCGTGGCTCGACTTCGAGTTCGACGCCCGCGACATCCTCTATGTGCGTATTGACCGTCGACGGAAGATGCCGACCACCATTCTATTGAAGGCGTTCGGTTTTTCAAGCGACGATCTGCTCAAGATGTATTACCCGGTCGAAGAGATCCGGGTCGTCAAGGGCAAGATGCTGCGTAAACTTGACCCTGAGATCCATCAAGGCTTGCGTTGCTCAGCTGAAGTGCTTGAGAAGGGCAGCAAGGAGCCGCTGGTCAAGGAAGGTGCCAAGCTCACGAAGGGACTCATTGCGAAGCTCAAGGCGGCCGGAGTGAAAGAAATTCCGCTTGCGCCGAGCGAGCTTATTGGTCGTGCGGTTCTGACCGAGCTAGTCGACTCAAAGAAGAACGTGATCGCAGAGCGAAATCAGCGGTTGACGGCAGAGATCGTTGAAGCATTGCTCGACAGCGACATCGAAGAGTTCAAGGCGATCTATTTCGATACTGTCACGTCGACGCCGGTGATCCTGGACACATTGGAGATGGATAAGACCACCTCGAAAGAGGAAGCGATGGTGGAGATCTATCGTCGGTTACGGCCTGGAGAAACACCTTCAGTCGACACGGCGCGAGCACTCTTTGACAACTTATTCTCGAACTCCAAGCGGTACGATCTCTCGCCGGTTGGGCGTCTCAAGTTGAATAAGAAGCTGGGCCTCGATCTGCCGTTGGAGCAACGGACGTTGACCGCGCAGGATATGGTCGAGGTCATCCGTTATCTCGTGAATTTAAAGCTGGGTAAGGGCGAAATCGACGACATCGACCACTTGGGCAACCGTCGCGTTCGTTCGGTCGGAGAGCTGTTGGAGAACCAGTTCCGGCTTGGGCTGGTCCGTATGGAGCGCAGTATCAAGGAGCGGATGAATCTCCTCGATATGGAAACGGTGCTGCCGCATGATTTGATCAATGCGAAGCCTGTGGTCGCCGCGGTCAAGGAGTTCTTCAGCAGCAGTCAGTTGTCTCAGTTCATGGACCAAACGAATCCGCTCGCGGAAATTACACATAAGCGGCGGCTGTCCGCGCTTGGTCCCGGTGGTTTGACCAGGGAGCGGGCGGGCTTCGAAGTTCGCGACGTCCATCCTTCGCACTACAGCCGTATTTGTCCGATCGAAACGCCGGAAGGCCCGAACATCGGATTGATCACGTCGTTGGCGACCTATGCCCGCATCAATAAGTTCGGATTTATTGAGGCCCCCTATCGCAAAGTGGTGAAGGGGAGAGTGACGGACGAGATCGAGTTTCTTTCCGCGATCGAAGGGGACAAGTACATCATCGCGCAGGCGAACTCGCCGATCGATGCGTCCGGTCGCTTGCTGTCAGAAACCATTTCTGCGCGCTCTGCCGGAGACTTTGTGACGGCCACATCCGACAAGATCGAATACATGGATGTGTCGCCGAAGC contains:
- the rplK gene encoding 50S ribosomal protein L11, translated to MAKEVSAQIKLQIPAGKANPAPPVGPSLGQHGVNIMEFCKQFNAKTQKEGDSIIPVVITVYKDRSFTFVMKTPPASDLLKKAAGIIKGSGVPQKDKVGKITKVQLREIAQKKMTDLNAADLEGAIKIIEGTARSMGVVVQG
- the rplL gene encoding 50S ribosomal protein L7/L12; protein product: MSQEELIKAIETMSVLDLADLVKGLETRFGVTAAAPVAAAAPAGGGAAAAAEEKTSFDVVLVSAPADKKIQVIKVVREITSLGLKEAKDLVEGAPKPVKTGVTKEECDTIKKKLEESGAKVEVK
- the rpoB gene encoding DNA-directed RNA polymerase subunit beta; this encodes MSETTLQEFVERKDYSRIHSSIEIPDLIEIQKRSYEEFLQREVEPERRKDHGLQAALASVFPIPDYNNTAVLEFTSYTLGAPKYDERECLEQGMTYAVPLKLRVRLVVFDKEDKGTKKKVLDVREQEVYVGELPLMTERGTFIVNGTERVVVSQLHRSPGASFTHDKGRTHSSGKVLYSARIIPYRGSWLDFEFDARDILYVRIDRRRKMPTTILLKAFGFSSDDLLKMYYPVEEIRVVKGKMLRKLDPEIHQGLRCSAEVLEKGSKEPLVKEGAKLTKGLIAKLKAAGVKEIPLAPSELIGRAVLTELVDSKKNVIAERNQRLTAEIVEALLDSDIEEFKAIYFDTVTSTPVILDTLEMDKTTSKEEAMVEIYRRLRPGETPSVDTARALFDNLFSNSKRYDLSPVGRLKLNKKLGLDLPLEQRTLTAQDMVEVIRYLVNLKLGKGEIDDIDHLGNRRVRSVGELLENQFRLGLVRMERSIKERMNLLDMETVLPHDLINAKPVVAAVKEFFSSSQLSQFMDQTNPLAEITHKRRLSALGPGGLTRERAGFEVRDVHPSHYSRICPIETPEGPNIGLITSLATYARINKFGFIEAPYRKVVKGRVTDEIEFLSAIEGDKYIIAQANSPIDASGRLLSETISARSAGDFVTATSDKIEYMDVSPKQVVSVATALVPFLEHDDANRALMGSNMQRQAVPLLVSESPLVGTGMEAVVARDSGYVVQAKRAGVVESVDATRVVVRADSKENRKRNDAGLDVYDLIKFQRSNQNTTITQTPVVRLGQPVKVGQVLADGPAIDHGELALGKNILVAFMPWGGYNFEDAILLSEKLVREDAFTSIHIEEFEVEARDTKLGKEDITRDIPNVGEEALRDLDESGIIRIGAEVKPGNILVGKVTPKGETQLTPEEKLLRAIFGEKAGDVKDTSLTVPPGVEGIVVDVKIFSRKGLDKDERSKSIESEDAMKLQRDHHEELRIIDEEKTKKIRKLLLGKVVGRDLMDPESGDVILKKKGKLTAEILKRLPDETVRYIILSDPDEQKELEDVERRAKEQIEILQTLYDEKVGRLKRGDELPPGVIKLVKVYVSMKRKIQVGDKMAGRHGNKGVVSRVLPEEDMPCLPDGTPVEIVLNPLGVPSRMNVGQILETHLGWAAKALGIKVASPVFDGASETEIKDLLKKAGLPPSGQTMLMDGRTGEMFGSPVTVGYMYVLKLHHLVDDKIHARSIGPYSLVTQQPLGGKAQFGGQRLGEMEVWALQAYGAASTLQEFLTVKSDDVPGRSRMYEAIVKGEPFLEPGLPESFNVLVKELQSLGLDVELVKSQD
- the rplA gene encoding 50S ribosomal protein L1 translates to MGKKMRAAVEKLEPRAYALREAVEAVKRSSFAKFDESVDLALRLGVDPKRADQMVRGTTSLPHGTGKKVRVLVFAKGEKEQEARQAGADFVGSDELMEKVKGGWLEFDCAISTPDLMAAVGKLGKVLGPRGLMPNPKTGTVTFDVGKAVSEIRKGRVEYKVEKAGIVQVPVGKVSFKPEQLHENASAVLEAVIKAKPASCKGRYLMSATLSSTMGPGVQLDAMALAKEWS
- the secE gene encoding preprotein translocase subunit SecE, giving the protein MFRKSIDTIREFFGDVRGELKKVSFPTRADTVGSTTVVIVFCIIMSLYLSFIDSVLVWVVGKIL
- the nusG gene encoding transcription termination/antitermination protein NusG; translation: MAKNWYVIHTYAGFEGRVKTSLLERANQMGLVEKLGQVLVPTEDVIEIKDGKRRTSRRKFFPGYVIVELESPLIDETLQMIKETPKVTGFVGGGAQPTPLSSEEVDSLLKQVDAGASGPREQVKFIKTDNVRIIDGPFLGFNGVVDEVDHDHSRIKVLVSIFGRSTPVELGFLQVERI